The Archangium primigenium genomic interval CCTGACGTCGGCCTCGCGCGAGAAGTGCATCATCAACACCCAGCGCGCCGTGCGGCAGATCTGGGTCGCCGGGGGCGGCCAGGGCATCCACTTCTCCCATGACGCGGCCCGGGGTCTCTGGCTGGACGACAAGGGCAAGGGGCTGGAGCTCTTCCACTTCGTGTCGGACGTGGTGCGGGGCATGACCGGCGAGCCCCTGCCGCTGCCCGCCCACCCCTGAACCGCCCTCTCCCTCCCCGGAGGGAAGGGAGAGGGTTGCGCGCTACTCCACGGGCACCAGGCGGCCGCCTTCGATGCGGTCTCCGCCCGCGGCTTGCGAGCGGCGCAGGGCCTCACCGGCCTCCTTCATGAGGCTGCCGAAGCTCACCTGGGCCTGACCCTTGGCGGCGGAGGGCTCGAACACCGACAGGCCCATGGACGCCGTCAGACCCGGCACGGCCTCCACTTCCTTCACCCGCTGGCGCAGGCGCTCGGCCACCACCAGCGCGCCCTCGTAGGGCGTGTAGGGCAGGAAGACGATGAAGCGCCCCTCGGCGAAGGGCACCGCCACGTCGATGTCCCGGAGGGCCTCGGTGAGCCGCCGGAGGACCTCCGCCAGGGCGGACGTGCGCTGGGCGGCCGGCAGCGGCGCGAGCACCTCCGCGTAGCGGTCCGGCTCCAGCAACAGGTAGGAGATGGGGTAGCGGTAGCGGCGGCTGCGCTTGACCTCCATGAACAGCAGGCGCTTGAGGAACTCGAGGTCCGCCGCGGACGAGCCGGCCGCCGCGGGCCGGGGCCCGGTGCCCTGCTGCTGCCCCTGCAACTGGTGCTGCATGAGCTGCATCTCGGTGCGCACCACGGACACGGCCTCGCGCGCCTTGGACAGCTGCATGAGCAGGCTCACGCACGACACCACCGTGGCGCGCTTGAGCGGCCCCACGAGGCACGCCTCGGCGCCCGCGGAGGCCGAGCGCGCCTCGGGGTTCTCTTCCTCGGGCAGGTAGAGCAGGAGGACCGGGATGGCCGGCGCCTCCTCCTTCACCTGGCGGCAGAGGGCCTCGCCATCGAAGCCCTCGTTGACCGAGGCCAGGACGAGCGCGGGCGCCAGCTCGCGCACCCGCTCCAGCGCCTCCTGGACGCCGCTGGCCACCGTCACCTCGTGGCCCGCGTTCTCCAGGAAGCGGCGCAGCGCGCCGGCGACCACGGCGGATGGCTCCGCGACGAGAGTGAAGGCCATCTCAGACCGCCATCACTTCCTTCTCCTTCTTGGAGATGATCTCGTCGATCTTCTTCACGCCCTCGTCCGTCATCTTCTGGACCTTCTCCGTCAGACGCTTCTGCTCGTCCTCGGTGATGGTCTTGTCCTTGAGCTGCGCCTTGACGGCCTCGTTGGCGTCGCGGCGGATGTTGCGGATGGCGACCTTGTGCTCCTCGCCCTTGGTCTTCACCTGCTTGGCGATCTCCTTGCGGCGCTCCTCGGTGAGCGGCGGGAAGGGCAGGCGGATGACCTCGCCGTCGTTCATCGGGTTGATGCCGAGGTTGGCCTCGCGGATGGCCTTCTCGATGTCCTTGAGGACGCTCTTGTCCCAGGGCTTGATGATGATGAGGCGGGGCTCGGGCGTGGTGATGTTGGCCACGCCGTTGAGCGGCGTGGGCGTGCCGTACTGGTTGACCTTGATGCCATCCAGCAGGTTGGGGCTGGCGCGACCCGTGCGCACCTTGGTGAGTTCCCGGCTGAGATCCTCGAGCGACTTGTCGATACGGCCCTTCAGTTCGGACACGACGTCTGCCATGTGCGGAGCTCCTTACGCGTGAAGTGAATGCTGGGGACAGCGGGCCCTCAGGCCCACGCGGTCTCGCCCACGCCCACCAGGGTGCCGATCTCCCCCGCGTCACCCAGGATGGCCTTGCCGATGTTCCCGCGATGGGTGAGATCGAAGACGATGATGGGCAGCTTGTTGTCCATGCACAGCGAGATGGCGGTGGAGTCCATCACGTTGAGGTTCTGCTTGAGCACGTCCATGTACGCGAGCGTGCGGTAGCGGCGCGCGGTGGGATCCTTCTTGGGGTCCGCGTTGTACACCCCGTCCACCTTGGTCGCCTTGAGGATGACCTGGGCGTTGATCTCCATGGCGCGCAGGGAGGCGGCCGTGTCGGTGGTGAAGTAGGGGTTGCCGGTGCCCGCGGCGAAGATGACGATGCGGCCCTTCTCCAGGTGGCGCACCGCGCGCCGGCGGATGTAGGGCTCGGCGATCTGCTCCATCTTGATGGCCGAGAGCACGCGCGTGTGGCAGCCCTGCTTCTCCAGGGCGTCCTGCAGGGCCATGGAGTTGATGCAGGTGGCGAGCATGCCCATGTAGTCGGCGCTCGCGCGATCCATGCCCTCGGTGGAGCCGGCCACGCCGCGGAAGATGTTGCCGCCGCCGATGACCACGGCGAGCTCCACGCCCGCCTGGGCGATCTCATTGAGCTCCTCGGCGATGCGCGTGAGCGTGGGCGGATGGATGCCGTACTTTCCATCACCCATCAGGGCTTCGCCCGACAGCTTGAGGAGGATGCGCTTGTAACGAGACGGGGTGGCGGGAGCGGACATTGGCCCCGCTTCTATCCCCTCGCCCCGTCGGCTCGCAACGCCCGAGTGCCTCGGGCGTCCGCCAGCCATCCCTTCGCCGGGGGCCTGGACGGCCCCGGACAGCACAAGGGCCGCGCCCGGGCCCCGGTTTCCCGGGAGACCCTCGCGCGGCCCCATGAGGTACGGCAGAAGAGCCGCGAAGACACGGCGGACGGCGGGAGGCGACTAAGCCTGGCCCAGCGTCTTGGCCACTTCGGCGGCCAGGTCTTCCTTCTTCTTCTCGATGCCCTCACCCACCTCGAAGCGGGCGAAGCGGCGCACGGAGACCTTCTCGCCGATCTTGCCCGCGCGG includes:
- the cyaY gene encoding iron donor protein CyaY, with translation MMDEATYSGLVAAVFKRILAAADGFDPDVMEADSTGDMLTLTSASREKCIINTQRAVRQIWVAGGGQGIHFSHDAARGLWLDDKGKGLELFHFVSDVVRGMTGEPLPLPAHP
- a CDS encoding diguanylate cyclase, which translates into the protein MAFTLVAEPSAVVAGALRRFLENAGHEVTVASGVQEALERVRELAPALVLASVNEGFDGEALCRQVKEEAPAIPVLLLYLPEEENPEARSASAGAEACLVGPLKRATVVSCVSLLMQLSKAREAVSVVRTEMQLMQHQLQGQQQGTGPRPAAAGSSAADLEFLKRLLFMEVKRSRRYRYPISYLLLEPDRYAEVLAPLPAAQRTSALAEVLRRLTEALRDIDVAVPFAEGRFIVFLPYTPYEGALVVAERLRQRVKEVEAVPGLTASMGLSVFEPSAAKGQAQVSFGSLMKEAGEALRRSQAAGGDRIEGGRLVPVE
- the frr gene encoding ribosome recycling factor; the encoded protein is MADVVSELKGRIDKSLEDLSRELTKVRTGRASPNLLDGIKVNQYGTPTPLNGVANITTPEPRLIIIKPWDKSVLKDIEKAIREANLGINPMNDGEVIRLPFPPLTEERRKEIAKQVKTKGEEHKVAIRNIRRDANEAVKAQLKDKTITEDEQKRLTEKVQKMTDEGVKKIDEIISKKEKEVMAV
- the pyrH gene encoding UMP kinase, with product MSAPATPSRYKRILLKLSGEALMGDGKYGIHPPTLTRIAEELNEIAQAGVELAVVIGGGNIFRGVAGSTEGMDRASADYMGMLATCINSMALQDALEKQGCHTRVLSAIKMEQIAEPYIRRRAVRHLEKGRIVIFAAGTGNPYFTTDTAASLRAMEINAQVILKATKVDGVYNADPKKDPTARRYRTLAYMDVLKQNLNVMDSTAISLCMDNKLPIIVFDLTHRGNIGKAILGDAGEIGTLVGVGETAWA